Below is a window of Fervidobacterium pennivorans DSM 9078 DNA.
AATTTATCAGGCAAACCTAGTCCGACAGATGCAAAGAGTGTAATAGAGGATCTATTTGGCCTTGTGGAATGTATTATCGATGCGGGAGAGAGCGCTTTTGGTATAGAATCAACTATCATCGACTTAACAAAAGAAAAACCACTTGTCCTTCGCCCTGGTCCTATCACTATCGAAGAGTTGAACGAGATATTCAAAGAATTTGGAGGGGTTGAATTCTATGTTCCGAAAGCTGATGAAAAGCCACTTGCACCTGGTATGAAATACCGGCATTACGCTCCAGAGAAAACATTAAAAATGGTTGAACCTGAGAAAATCCAGGAATATGCTAATAAAGATGTCTTAATTTTGTGTACTTTGGAAACTTGTGAGAAGTATCTAAAAGATGCCAAAAATATACATATAATTGGAGAATATGCAAGGCCGTACACTATCGCACAAAATCTCTACAAAAGTTTAAGACTTGTGGATAAGAGTCCTTATCCTGAGGCTGTAATTGAGAAATTGCCGGAAGAAGGCATATTTTTCTCGATAATGAATAGGATTAAAAAAGCAGTTTCAAAGTTTTGAAAATCGGTTAGCGTCAAGTCTCGGTAGGAGGGAAAAAAGTATGGCTGAATCTTTTGGAACACGAGAAAATCTTTGGCATTCGACCACTGTTATAGCAGTTAGAAAAGATGGGAAAGTAGTAATGGCTGCTGATGGTCAAGTGACCTACGGAGCAACTGTAATGAAAGGCACAGCTAAGAAAGTCAGAAAAATTGGAGATGGAAAAGTTCTTGCTGGATTTGCTGGTGCAGTCGCGGATGCAATGACATTACTCGAAAGGTTTGAAACAAAATACCGTGAATGGAACGGAAACTTATTGAAAGCTGCTATCGAACTTGCAAAGGACTGGCGATTGGATCGAGCATTAAGAAGGTTAGAAGCAATGCTTATCGTAGCTGACAAAGAACATCTATTGATTCTTTCAGGAACTGGCGAAGTAATCCAGCCAGATGAAAATGTAGCTGCTATCGGTTCAGGAGGTCCCTACGCATTAGCCGCGGCAAGAGCTCTACTTAGAAATACTCAACTTGATGCTCGAAAAGTTGCAGAAGAGGCTTTGAAAATTGCTAGTGAGATATGTATATATACGAATGAAAATATAACAGTCGAAGAATTAGAGTAACACTCCTTTGGACGTGATAGAACCTATGGTTGTTGCGTATGGGAACATACTTATTAGACTTTTTGGTGTTAATTCTCTAAAAGAAAAGCGTAGTATTGTGAGAAGCCTCGTAAACGATTTAAGAAAACAGTTCGAAATCTCTGTCATAGAATCGGGAAGACAAGATTCAAAAGACTACGTGCTTATAGGTATTGCTTTTGCAACACTTAACGAATCAGATGCTGAGGCAAAATTTGATACTATAGAAAACTATGTAGAAGGTCGATATACTATAGAAGAATTCACCTATGATTACCATCATTTTTAAACTCAAATACCAAAAGATGTAACCTGAGGAGGTAACCTATGAACACTCTATTCATCATAGAAGAACTAAGAGCATTAGTTGACAAATTGGTAAAGCCTGAAAGAATAGAACACGTGAACGGAGTTGTTGAGTTTTGTCTCAAATTAGCAAGAAGGTATAACTTGGAAAGTGATAAATTAGAAATTATGGCACTTGCTCATGACCTTTTTAGAGATTTACCTGCTGAAAAGCTAAAAAAGATTGCCAGTAGCTATGGTATTATCACGGAAGGTGTTTATGAAAAACGTCCTATCCTTTTACATGGACTAGTTGCTGCTGAGTTTCTAAAAAGAAAATACAAAATCGCTGACACAGATATGCTCTTAGGAGTTGCTTATCATACGTCAGGTCATCCAAATTTCGGACCATATGCAAAAGCCCTTGTGTTAGCTGATTCCCTGGAATTCACAAGGTATTATGAGAAAGTTAACCAACTTAGAGAAATAGCTTTTTACGATTTGAACATCGCCTATTTCGAAATAATTAAAAACAAAATCACTTATGCAGTGACTCATAACCTTTATCTACTACCACTTACAATAGAAACATGGAATGAATTAGTTGAAGGGAAGGAGTGAAAGTTCAAACTATGAGAACAAACAAAAGATATGTTGGTAAACAAAAAAGGCAAACAGAAGGAGCCTCTGCAAAAATTGCGTTGCTGGTTTTAGGTGTTATTCTTCTAGTTGCTGGTCTTTATTTTGGTATCAAAATCATGGCTGTAAGAAATTCCCCGGATTTTGATTTAAACAAGACTTCTGTATATTACTTTGTTTACCCGGTAAGCACGTCCAACATAGAGACAGTGGTGGGTAGACAAATCACAAACAAGCTCTTTATAGTGAATGGTGAAAAAAGAACGATTTACGTAATTGACATCCCACCAACGATTTTTATCAATTCAAAGAAGTTAGATGCAACAAAAGCAAGTCCAAGGGATTTTCTGACGTATTTTATCGATTTGCTTGCTCTGAAACCAGACTACTCCTACGTTGTTTATCAAAAAGAAGAGTTTTTTAAGAAGCTGAAAGTAAGAGACATGAATCAATTAGTTGAAACCTACAGCAAACGTGGGCTAAAGTTTTTAGACTATTTATCTTTGCAAAGTCAAATAACGGCATTACGTCCGGAATCTGCAATTACAGAAGCAGCACTTGCAAAATTTTACTATTCACTGGGAAGATTTAGTATTGAAAATGTCCAAATTCCATTGCTTACGACAATGCCAATTAAGATTACAGTCGATGGAAACGTTTACTACAGGACCTACTTAGACGAAGAGAAACTAAATGAACTTGTAAGTATATTTAATAAATAACTGCTTTCTTAAAACATTCAAAAAGCTTGAGAAGGAGGGTTAGTATGAAAAAAGCGTTTCTTGTTGTATTTATGTTTTTCATGTTTTCCCTGGGTTTTTCTTTTGAATTGAACATAGGAACGTTTTATTCCTTCAATCAAAACTTTTTATTTGCGGTTGAGCTGAATTCCTTTTCGCAGCTAGTAAACGCTCCGAACACTACCACCGGTTTTACCGCAATGGTTTTATCAAACCTTTCTGACAGCCTCCTTGGTATGTTTGGCGGTATCGCCAAATATGATATTCAACTCAACTTTGGGAAGGTCTCTCTTTACGGAGCTGGCGGAATGCTCTTTCCTTTGACAGGTTTTGGTTTTGAAAAGATAACAAGCATAGTTCGTGTTGGTGCAAAATATTACGCTGGAAACTTTGTTTTTAATACTGGTATTTTTTCGTTCTATTTGTCGGATAATTCAAAAGTTGAAGGTGTTGAATTTCTTATCGGTTATACCTTTTAACTACTGATTTTCTGAGCATTTTTTCGTATGGTTTTTCATCCGTTGTTTTGCAAGAGTATGCACTTGAAATGAAGGCTTGAAAAGTAGAGATTATTCGTGTAGTATAATTCACAGCTATCAGACCTTAACACTTCAAAAACTCCAAGGGAGGTATCACGTATGGCAGTAAATATGAAAGGACGCTCCATTCTTTCACTGATGGACAACACACCAGAGGAAATTCGTTACCTGCTCGACATTGCAAAACAAGTTAAAGCAGAAAGCAGAGCAGGAATTAGGCATCAGAGATTTGTGGGGAAAACTCTTGCGTTGATTTTTGAAAAAAGGTCAACAAGAACAAGGCTAGCATTTGAAACTGCTTTTGCAGAAGAAGGTGGGCACCCCATCTTCCTTTCCATCCAAGACATACAACTAGGAGCTAAGGAATCCATCGAAGATACTGCGAGAGTCCTTGGTAGAATGGTTGATGCCATTGAATTCAGAGGTTTCAAACAAGAAACGGTTGAAATTCTTGCAAAGTATTCAGGAGTTCCCGTTTACAATGGTTTAACTGACCTATTCCATCCCACTCAGGTTTTGGCAGACCTTCAAACTATAGAAGAAGAGTTCGGAAGACTAAAAGGAATTAAGCTTGTTTTCATGGGTGACGGAAGAAACAATATGGCAAACTCCCTCATGGTTGGAGCAGCAAAGATGGGCATGCACTACGTTATTTGCTCACCAGAATCTCTCAGACCGGAAAAATGGCTTGTTGACGAATGTATGAAGTTTGCTAAAGAAAGTGGTGCAACAATCGAATTTACCGATAATCCAGACGAAGCAGTAAAAGGTGCAGATGTTATCTACACAGATGTTTGGGCATCCATGGGTGAAGAGGACAAAGCAGCAGAAAGAAGAAAATTACTCCAGCCATACCAAGTTAATGAAGAACTAATGAGAAAAACAGGTAAGCCAGAGACAATCTTTATGCACTGTCTACCAGCTGTAAAAGGCGAAGAAGTTACATTTGAAGTAATCGAAGGAAAACAATCAAGAGTATGGGATGAAGCTGAGAACAGAAAACACACAATTAAGGCGATACTTATTGCCACATTGCTCTAATTATTGTTGTGCTGAATGACAATCTGAGATACTGCAAACAAAAGCGGTGGGAAACACCCACCGCTTTGTTTTTTAAACAAATGATTAGGATTTTTGCATGTTCTCCATGTTCTCTACATTCTCTCTATTAGTTTGTACAATGTCTTCGCCGCAAGGTAAGTACCTTCTTTTTCGTATCCTTCTACCCCTAACATCGTTCTGATTTCACCAACTTTTACTCCCGTTTCAAACATCTTTCTCAAGAACTTTTCTGCGATTTTGTGGTGTTCTTCTTTTCTCTGTACAGCACCAAATGGATTGGCGAAATAGCTCTCCGTCATTCCTTCCTCGGATGTTGTTCCTTTCGACATCCTTTTACCTGCGGAAAAGACCTCTAATGCTTTTTCGACATCGTCAAAGAAGATTATCCTTTCGTCATCACTATGCACTTCAGTGTAATTATTGGCATATAAAAAGAAATCGATGGGGGTTGGTGTAACTATCTCTCTATAATTGTTGAATGGAACAATCACTCTTGCATTGATCTTGTCTGGGTTCATAAAAATACTTCTATCCATTGTATAGTAAGCGTATCCCGGTGGTAAATCGTCTAGTCTCACAAACGCACCTGTTTCTGTTCCGTATGCAACTACCCTACCATTAAGTATGTCAAGTGAACCCATGTCGTCTATGATAACATCCACATACGCAACTTCTTCCAACCTATTCAGCGCATCCAAAGTTTCACTTTTCCCTGCCCCGCTGTCACCAACAAACATTGCAACCCCACTTTTACCATTTTTCAACACTATACGTGCCATAGACCCGTGGACTGGAAGCCGTCCTTGGTCTATCCTTATCAAGTTGTGAAGTGTAAGCATTGTTTTTTTCATGTATCCGAAATAGTCGTTTTCATCCAAGGCTGGAATTACTCCTACGTAAAGCTCCCCATCCTTGAACACAACTCCGTTTTTCCATTCGGTCTTATAATCTGGAATTCTTTCAATAGGTAGCCCGAAAATCAAAACCCCTGAGGTTTTCTTGCTTTTTATATCGACGATATTTGCAAATTGGAATAAGTTACCTAAACCTGCAGCATGCGACAGGTACTCTCTGTGCACAAAAACATAAACTAACAGTTCGGCTACCAAGACTGGCACAAGAAACCATTCGCGTTCTTTGTTATCTAACTTTATTTGACTCAGAATCTCTTTTTCAACAACTGGTAGAACTCCCTTTCTTTTATTAGATTTTGTGTAGAAGATAACCGGCGGATCGAATATAGCACCCCAAACTGTTGGTATATTTGTAAATGATTGAAATCTCTCATCGGGAATCTCTATATCATCAACCAAAAATGTAACCTGAGCACCACTCGGCAATTGCCTGATAATGTTTGTATCGTCTGGTGTGATGTTCTTCATAATTGTCCGATACAGATTCCTCACCAAATTCTTGAATTCCTCGGCAATTATAACAGCGGTAAAAAAAATGCTGTTTTTTCTTGCATTATCGATGGTGTACCTTTCCTTCTTAATCATAAATCTGTGCTTATTCCTCCAAAATGAGTAGAAAGATTCGACAAATTTTGCCAAATCATCCGGGTTCACGTAATTTATAATCGTTGTAATCTCGCGGATATTTCTCAAAGTCAACAAATGGAGGTATTCAATAAGGTGCTTAACATCGTAATTATCTCCTATGCGAAAAGCCTCCAATGTTCTCAAAAGCTGCGAATTCTTTTCTTTTAAAATGTCGATATACTCTCGAAGAAGAGATTCAAAGCCTGGGTTACTCAATATCTCGCTTGAGTCTGTGTAGACTATGGAACCATCGATAATCACACTTCTTCCCATCTTATTCCCTCCTTCAAAAGAAACGCCAAACGCCTTTTATCTGTAAGATAAAGATATCCAATCAATGCCTCAAAACCTGTGCTTTTGATATAAAGGCGATCATTACCATGCTTTCTAGCACTCTTACTGTTCATGCCACGTCGAACTATATCTTTTTCTTTTTCCGTTAGAATAGGTAAAATCTTGTCCAACGCTTTACTCTGACCTTCGCGTGAAACGTAAGTATTAGAAAGTCGGTGCAACTCCCTTGCTTTAATATCTTTTAAAACGTATAACTTAATATAAAGATTATAAACAGCATCTCCAAGATAAGCTAGTGCGTCGCTAGATAATTCTTCTACATTAACTGAAGGCTCTGGAAAAACCTCGAACGCTTCAGGCTGCACTTGATTTTTCTCTTCTTTCCACATTTCTTGTGGCAACTATATCAGCTCCTGTATTAAGAACATCTTTAATAATTATGTCTCCAACTCTCACAGGCGCTTCAACTTTGGTATTTTTCAAGATATCCATTACTTGCATGATAACCCTTCTAGGAATAGGTTTATTTGTTTTTACCGATACCAAAGGCATGTCACCATTCAAAACCAATACACTTGAAGTCAATATTCTTAAAGGTTCTACCATCTCTTGTTTACCGTATTCAATTCCACGTGGACATCTATTTCCAGAAACAGTAATTTCACCGTTATCTTCTTGTTTGACAATCAACCTACATCCCAGTGGACACATGATACAGACCATCTCTTCTACTTTCATTCTAACACCTCCACTACGATGTCGCCACTCCCTATTTTCGACTCAGGAATCTTAATGCTTACCATCTCGCTCGGTAAGAGATTTAAGTGTTTTTTGCTGTATAACAAGTTGTTTCTTTGTTTTACGCGAATAGTTCCTTCTTCCATAGGCTTTTTCACTCGCAAGTAGATATTTAAGTTTGTGCCTTCCTCATACCACGACGGGAAGAGGATGCCAACATTTTGTCCTTTTTCAACGAAAAATTTTGCTGGTTCCCAGCTGTTCTTGACGTACATCGCTGCAAACTTTCCAGCGACGGTACCTTCTTCTGTAACCCAGTCCACAAGGTCATAAATTACCGTACAATTGCCTGCTGCGAAAATCCAGTTAAGAGATGACCTTCCAGAACTTGATGTTACTATCCCTTTTGTCCATGGGTCAATTTTGAGAAAATCTTTAAAGAGCGTACTTTGAGGAATTAATCCAACCGATAGTATCAAAGTGTCAACCTTAAACCTTTTTTCCGTTCCTGGAATAGGTTTGAAACTCTCGTCAAGTTGGGCAATAACAACCTCCTCAAGCCTTTCCTTCCCATAGATACCAACCACTGTATGGCTCAGGTAAAGAGGAATGTTAAAATCCTTCAGACACTGCCTTATGTTTCTTTCAAGTCCTCCTGGATAAGGCATCCTTTCAACAACAGCAATAACTTCAACGCCTTCCAGCGTAAGTCTTCTCGCCATAATCAAACCTATATCTCCAGACCCCACTATTATTGCCCTTCTTCCCGGCAATCTATTTTCCAAATTCACAAACCTCTGAGCAACCCCGGCTGTAAAAACTCCTGCAGGTCTTGTGCCAGGGACAAGTATTCCTCCCATAGGCCTTTCCCTTGCTCCAGTTGCAACAATTAGCGCTTTTGGCTTGTAAACCGTTATCCCTTCAGTCGAAGCAACTATAACCTCTTTTCTTTTGTAGTCTATCTGGTGGACGTATTGTTCGACCTTTACATCTATGTTTGGATATTGTTGAACTATCCTCTTGATTCTCTCTGCGTACTCAGGTCCTGTCAGTTCTTCTCTGAAATAATGTAGTCCAAAACCATTGTGGATACATTGATTCAACACACCACCACTTCTATCATCACGCTCTACCAAAACTACTTCATTAACACCTTCTCGTGCAGCTCCAATTGCTGCACCAAGACCTGCAGCTCCAGCACCGATGACAAGAATGTCTACGTTCTTTTCTCTCATTACTTTCTCACCTGCCCTAAGAGTATGAAACTACCTTCGCTACGAAGTCTTATATCTGAAATATCAGTTCCAAACTCTCTTGCCAGTATTTTCATTATCCTGTGCATGCAGAATCCTCCCTGGCAACTACCAAACATCGCGCGTGTTCTGAACTTTATCCCGTCTATTGTTCTTGCTCCACGCTTTATGGCTTCAAGTATTTCTCGCTCTGTCACTTTATTACAAAAACATATCATCCTCCCAGCAAGCGGGTCTTTCTTAATCTCTTCATCCCAAACGGAAGCGGGTAAGTCTGCGTAGTGCTTTATTCTTTCTCTTGTAGGTTTGAAATCTGACTTTTTCTGGAACGTTTCACCGATCGATTCTTGAACTTCCTCAACAATGAACTTTGCAATTGC
It encodes the following:
- the hslV gene encoding ATP-dependent protease subunit HslV encodes the protein MAESFGTRENLWHSTTVIAVRKDGKVVMAADGQVTYGATVMKGTAKKVRKIGDGKVLAGFAGAVADAMTLLERFETKYREWNGNLLKAAIELAKDWRLDRALRRLEAMLIVADKEHLLILSGTGEVIQPDENVAAIGSGGPYALAAARALLRNTQLDARKVAEEALKIASEICIYTNENITVEELE
- a CDS encoding Mini-ribonuclease 3; translated protein: MPQEMWKEEKNQVQPEAFEVFPEPSVNVEELSSDALAYLGDAVYNLYIKLYVLKDIKARELHRLSNTYVSREGQSKALDKILPILTEKEKDIVRRGMNSKSARKHGNDRLYIKSTGFEALIGYLYLTDKRRLAFLLKEGIRWEEV
- a CDS encoding L-threonylcarbamoyladenylate synthase, which translates into the protein MNGNTTKVIKISDLYNDDIQYACDILKNGGLVAFPTETVYGLGACALNPEAVKKIFEVKGRPQDNPLIVHLASFEQVNEVAYVEEKYVNVIKRLTPGPVTFVLKKKSIIPPEVTAGLDTVGVRIPAHPIAQRLAQCAGPIAAPSANLSGKPSPTDAKSVIEDLFGLVECIIDAGESAFGIESTIIDLTKEKPLVLRPGPITIEELNEIFKEFGGVEFYVPKADEKPLAPGMKYRHYAPEKTLKMVEPEKIQEYANKDVLILCTLETCEKYLKDAKNIHIIGEYARPYTIAQNLYKSLRLVDKSPYPEAVIEKLPEEGIFFSIMNRIKKAVSKF
- a CDS encoding DUF503 domain-containing protein; the protein is MIEPMVVAYGNILIRLFGVNSLKEKRSIVRSLVNDLRKQFEISVIESGRQDSKDYVLIGIAFATLNESDAEAKFDTIENYVEGRYTIEEFTYDYHHF
- a CDS encoding NAD(P)/FAD-dependent oxidoreductase, with translation MREKNVDILVIGAGAAGLGAAIGAAREGVNEVVLVERDDRSGGVLNQCIHNGFGLHYFREELTGPEYAERIKRIVQQYPNIDVKVEQYVHQIDYKRKEVIVASTEGITVYKPKALIVATGARERPMGGILVPGTRPAGVFTAGVAQRFVNLENRLPGRRAIIVGSGDIGLIMARRLTLEGVEVIAVVERMPYPGGLERNIRQCLKDFNIPLYLSHTVVGIYGKERLEEVVIAQLDESFKPIPGTEKRFKVDTLILSVGLIPQSTLFKDFLKIDPWTKGIVTSSSGRSSLNWIFAAGNCTVIYDLVDWVTEEGTVAGKFAAMYVKNSWEPAKFFVEKGQNVGILFPSWYEEGTNLNIYLRVKKPMEEGTIRVKQRNNLLYSKKHLNLLPSEMVSIKIPESKIGSGDIVVEVLE
- the yqeK gene encoding bis(5'-nucleosyl)-tetraphosphatase (symmetrical) YqeK, which produces MNTLFIIEELRALVDKLVKPERIEHVNGVVEFCLKLARRYNLESDKLEIMALAHDLFRDLPAEKLKKIASSYGIITEGVYEKRPILLHGLVAAEFLKRKYKIADTDMLLGVAYHTSGHPNFGPYAKALVLADSLEFTRYYEKVNQLREIAFYDLNIAYFEIIKNKITYAVTHNLYLLPLTIETWNELVEGKE
- a CDS encoding DUF1667 domain-containing protein; the encoded protein is MKVEEMVCIMCPLGCRLIVKQEDNGEITVSGNRCPRGIEYGKQEMVEPLRILTSSVLVLNGDMPLVSVKTNKPIPRRVIMQVMDILKNTKVEAPVRVGDIIIKDVLNTGADIVATRNVERREKSSAA
- the argF gene encoding ornithine carbamoyltransferase, translated to MAVNMKGRSILSLMDNTPEEIRYLLDIAKQVKAESRAGIRHQRFVGKTLALIFEKRSTRTRLAFETAFAEEGGHPIFLSIQDIQLGAKESIEDTARVLGRMVDAIEFRGFKQETVEILAKYSGVPVYNGLTDLFHPTQVLADLQTIEEEFGRLKGIKLVFMGDGRNNMANSLMVGAAKMGMHYVICSPESLRPEKWLVDECMKFAKESGATIEFTDNPDEAVKGADVIYTDVWASMGEEDKAAERRKLLQPYQVNEELMRKTGKPETIFMHCLPAVKGEEVTFEVIEGKQSRVWDEAENRKHTIKAILIATLL